The Scleropages formosus unplaced genomic scaffold, fSclFor1.1, whole genome shotgun sequence genome includes the window GTTGACTATGGCGGGACAATACTTTATTGCCTGGGGGCTGGCCAGTGTGAGGCGAGCGATAGATGTCCAAAGAGATAAGTCTCTTCCACCATTGGAAGTAACCCTGGCTCGGTGCTCTACGCCAACTGAGCAGTGTGGCTTAGAACCAGTGGCTGTTGGTTCAGTGCTGTGAAAGGAGGCTGGATTGACCTCTCCAGAGTGTACGCCAGGGCAGGGTTGGTATGGAGGACCACCTATTGCCCATGTAGCAGAACCTCTCACTCCACACTGATGATGGATCCAAAGGAGCGACTAAAGTCGATATAGTTTCGCACCAGCAGCACCGCAGGAGTTGCCGGAACAAAACTGCAAGCTACATCGGACCACCATAGGGACCCTGACTCCTAAGTGAACTGCCTTCCAAAGCTAACAAGCACGCCCTGCCCATGTTTGCAATCAGAGTTGTTCCTCTCCTACTCTGGCTGTCAACCAAGGATAGCGAGCCCAGCCTACCCAAAGGGAAAACACTGTTGTCAGCTCAGCTCTAGATGCTATTGAGTGCCTATGCACCATGGATGAGCTGGACACAGTATCCACTGTGACTAAACTGAGTAAGGCCATCGACAGTCCCTTTTCTGGCAAAGCCCCGGCAATGACGGGATCCTCTAAACTCACAAGAGTTCACTGCTTCAACCATTACACGAGGTCCTTTATTTGTGCTGCAAGGAAGGTGCCATACCTCAAGACATGTGACTCCAAGATAGCCACCCTAtgcaaaaacaaaggcaaacagGATTGATTGTAATAATTATAAGGGCATCTCCCTCCTCAGTATGGTCAGCAAATTCTTTGCGCATGTTGCACTGGGACAACTTCAAAAGCTTGCAGAATGGGTGTACCCTGAGTCCCAGTATGCTTTTGTGCAGATCGATTCACAATGGATATGATCTTCTCCCTCCACCAACTCCAGAAGTTCATCAACAAAACAACCCCGTTTCATCACTATTATCAATCTGACCAAGGTGTTTGATTGGGTCAGCAAGGATGGCCTTTTTGAAATTCTCTTGAAGATTCGTTCCCCTCAGGCTACACAGCATCATCAAGTCTTTCCATGCAGACATGAAGGCAACAGTCCAGTTCGACTCCAGCCCATCAGACCCCTTTTGACATCTGCAGTAGTGTTAAACAAGGTTGCGTCCTAGCCTCAACTCTGATCTTCTCCCTGCTTCTGAAGCATTAGGGTCATTACCGGAAAGTATCTACTTGCACACCACGTCTGAAAGACGGCTATTCAGCCTCATGCGACTGAAAGCAAACACCAAGGTGTGCAAAGTTCTGATACCTGACCATGTTTTTTGCCAATGATGCTGCAGTGACTATGCACTCAGAGCAACAACTACAGCATCTCATTCCTCCCAAGCACACAAAGACTTTGGACTAACCATCAGCCTGAGGAAAAGCATTGTCTTGGGCCAGGATGTGGAAGCGCCACCAGTCATCATCACCAACATCTATGAGCTAGAAGTGGTCCGTGAGTTCACATATTTTGGGTCCACACAATGCAACGCAAGTGATTAATAACGGTGCATCATTCATGGTCAACCCTTGACCAACAGAAGCCATGGCAgagttttaaaaacttttcctttttcttatttttttaaagcagcatgATGATCTCAAATAATCATATGTGCAAATGGCCATATAAACTAGTAAGTTTACAATCAAATGTGGGAGAGTCATGTTTAGATTTCAAACTTTAACACTGTTGATTTAAACTGTGTatgttaaaaacaacaatattataatgcattattattttataagtCCCTGTTGAAAATATACTTGGGCATTACATGTAGAATTTGGTATTTGCCATCTAAAAGCATATCCCAAGCACATCCTTCATCATCTGAATAATATCTTAACAAAATTTTCACTCCATGGCTTTGGTGCagttgatggattttttttatttactatgattgaaaagaaagaaatggttttCTCCACAATCCCCTATTCAATGCAGATTGTTGACTGGTTCAGCccataaaaatgtgcaacattcctcatcttgatattgatcaccaacacccAGGAACACCAGGcatgggctgtaaacactgcagaagtgaGTGGAATGAAGGCTGTCCTAAATTTCTTTTCTGTCTATATTGTTTGACCATTTCAGCCAACTAATAGCCGGATATGGAAATACAGATGGATTTTGCTCCACAACAGACAGAAGTACCAGAAAACTAAACAATGgataaaatgcaatttaaaatagatttttaaaaaagtggtcAAAGGCTAGGTTGGTACAGTGTCGTaagtagtgctgttgccttacagcaagtgggtggtgtgtgagaatgtggatttgatccccactcaatctgtgtggagttggcatgttcttcctgcatttgtttccttcaggtgccctgcccccccccccaaaagtccaaagacatggagttcaggtgaactggtgactgcagtgtatgaatgggtgagtgactgtgggTGTTGAtaccctgaaatggactggtgtccagggtgtagccccctcagccttgtgcttaatgcttccaggataggcttaaCACCATTGCAACCCTACTCAGGAGAagtagttattgaaactggatggatggatggatggatggatggaaaattgTTCTAATCTCAGATACTTGTAACCAAATTTTCATAACTCAGTGAGCCAGTGTATCTTGCATTTTGAAATAAGATCTGTACTGGCAATGTTGAAACTCTCTGTTTCTCCCAATTTTGTGAGCTGCATATTTGTGTGCTCACACATACCTGGCTGTGACCCAATATCCCAGGCACTAGAAAAGTCCTTTGGCCTCGTAATACCATACCATACTGCATGAAAAGAAATTTCTTAACTTGCACTCACTCagacacacttgcacacacatatacacttggtgtttgtgtaaacaaccattttttttaattaaattatttaaagagGTTATTTTAGTAGTTGTAGATTGTGATTGTGTGTTTGGGTGAATGCTCAGTGTACTTTCCTTGCTTGCTTATAGCCAAGTGCTGGGCTCGCACTCACTCTTTGGTGAAGTTGTTATAATTATGTTATGATTAAATAATGCTGCTCTTGGTCTGATGGAACTAAAACAAGTGTTTCCAGGTGGCTGGTTCAGTTCCCATAACAGTTGTGTTATATATGTTTAATCTTAATAGTTTTGAGggggtacagtgggtttggcatatgcctgctctctggtaggtcttgggttcgagtcgtgcttggggtgccttgcggcagactggaaacccatcctgggtgtgtcccctccccctccagccttgcaccctgtcttactgggttgggctccggctcgctgcaaccccgctcaggacaatcagtttcagtctgtgtaggTGAATCATTTTGGTGCGATATCAGTCATTTTATAGGTCAAAATGGGTCATTTTGAGACTGACATTGCAAGCAAAGTTTGAGCTCTGAGAAGCAAAACCTTAGGTTTTTTGAGTGAATGTTATGTTGTATGTTTTAATGAGTGGGATTTGGATGTGTTTAAAATTTAGATCTTTTGGTTTTGGAccctttctctttccttttatAATCACTGTTAAACCCCAGTTACTAAAGGCAACATATCTCATCTAATACTGTATATCGAATTTCTCCTTCACTGTTTCTTGTCACTGTAGTAAATGAAGGAGTGATCCTTCATATTATAGCAAGTAACTAAAATGCGCATGGACGTGATTAAACCTCCGTATGCAAAACAACAACGACGAcgacaaaaacaataacaatgcaTCCTGCAGACCCTTCCCTCCTCCGCCAGTAAGGAGGATCTTGCGTTTTTGCGCATTTTAAAGAGGAAATGTCTCAGAACTGCATAATGAATTGTTGTGTCAAATCATTTACAATATAGGCCACTTTATTGCCCTTTTATGAgtgtttgtaaatatttgaaagtaTATGTGTAAGTTGCTGTTTGCTCTCGTGCCTCAGATGAGACTGCGGCCCTCTGTTTGTGGCATCACGCTCTTTTTGCCGCAGCTCTTTCTGTCAAACCTCATAAACTCACTTTAACACATGAACAGTTCAACGATGTCCAGTTCGTTTGCATGAAACTGCGCTGCTGGAGTCACACgaatatcttaaaaaaaaaaaaaaaaaaaaggttccaaCAGATATGTAAATATGCACTTATGACCTGCACAGTACAGCTGAGTGGCTCAGAGCAACTTCCTTAAAAAACGTAGGTTTTATTGAAATACTTGACAACAACACATGTTAGCTAAGAAACTAGACATGATGTGACAAGGGCACGCAACATTTACCTCCTGTAACAGATTATAAcacattacttttctcactCTCAATCTTGCGTGATATTTTGCTCCTATACACACCTCCtcagacatttttcttaaaCACACCACGGCATCCCGGGGGAAAAAGCCACAGCCAAGGAATAGTAATTAGAAAAAGCTATGACATCTCAGCGGTACCAGTTATGAGTGGACAAAAACAAACGTCACGTGCCACGTCCCTTCATGTCCGCGGAAGAACACGTGTAGGGACGGAGAGCGTGTTACACGGGTTTTCCCCGTGGCCGCGCGCTCAGCCCGCGCTCAGCTCGCACTCAGCCGAGTCCGTCGTGCGTGCGCTCGCGCACACACTCCCGCTCCCTCTCAGTCAGGGTAGAGAATGAAGCCGGAGAAGGTGCTGTACTTGTTGTTGTTGCCGCCGTGCGCTTTTCCGCCGTCCAGCTTCACGTAGATCTCGTCCCCGGAGTCCAGGTGCAGCACCACGCTGTTGCTCGCGTAGTCGTAGTTCTGGTCGGCGTCCTGGGCGATGGCGCTCGCTCGGACCTGCGGCGACGCACACGCACCTCGTCACCAAGGGCTGTGAACTAAGAACATACTGGACAAGCGCGTGCGGGACGCATGTCATTTGTTAACGCTTTCAGGTGTGCGCGTCTGGCGCTGCTGGGCGCTTCGAGGCGCATTAAAACAACGCGGGGGCGGGGGATCGGATCAGGCGGGAATGAGCCTGGATGACCGTGGATGTTTCGGTGCCGCTAGTGCCTTAATCGCATTGGTGCGCGGCCTCCGCTGTGGGAAATGCGCTTAAGGGCTTCGAGCTTCTTAGCCTAGGGCCAGCGCGTGCGGGACTGTGAAAACCGCGCGGGAAGAGGCGCTCTGAGCTGCAGGTGGCGTATCGCTCAGAGGCACTGCCTTCGAACTCGGAGGTTGCACTTCTTGTGCCGCAGTACAGTACTCGTGAACAAGGCACtaacttacgctgatttactcACTGCGCCCGCCGTACAAACGACTGGTTTCAGTCACTGCTAGCTCTGCAGTGTGAGCCTTTCTGAGGAAAGTAAGTTAAATGCCAAAATGTAAATAGCCTCGAGACCAGGAGCTCACTGGTTTTACATGAGTTCTTTGCTCCACTTTTGCATTAAGTTAAAAAGGTGCAACAGCACTTTTGACGTTTGGTCCACGCGCGGCCGCCGCAGTACAGCTCGAACGCGGTGTCGGTGCGCGCGCGGTTACCTGTCCGTTCTTGCACAGGTCGGCCCACATGCTCGTCCCGTCGCCGCCTCTCATCAGCACATGGTACGTGAAGAAATAGATCCCAGGCACCTGACAGGTGAACTTGCCGGTGGACGCGTCGTAATGGTTCCCCAGGTTCGTGACCACGTCGTCAAATTTGAGAACTTCGTACCCTTCGTGGGGGTTCTTGAGACCCACGTAGAACGCGATCTTCGTGGCGCCCGCTGTCGCAGCCCCGTCCCCCGTCTCGGTCCTGGCAGTGCCCGGCGTCAGGCCAGTGAAGCCGGGCTTCCCCGAGTCCCCCGGCGGCCCTTTTGGACCGGGGGGACCCGGCTCCCCCGGTGGACCTCGCGGTCCCGGTTTGCCCGGCCGCCCGGGCTCTCCGCGGCTGCCTTGAAGGAAGGGAGGCGGCGGGATGGCGCTGAGGTCCTGCATGACCTCCATGGCGGTGGCGCTCGGCTTGGGGCTGTAGGGGTCGCATATCATGCGACAGGTGCCCATCATTTCGTAATGAGCCGCGCTCGTGGAAGTCTGGACCAGCAGCGGGATGGCGATGATGACGGCGAGCACCATGACGACGCCGAGCGCGAGGGCGACGAGCCGCTTCCTCTGGGCGACGCGGGAGGAGAGCGCCACTAGGTGCGCTTTGCTCTGGGAGGTAATGGTTGGGGCTTCCGCGCGTTCGGCTGTCCCGGCAGAAGGAGAGGAAGCGCACCGGGTGCCTCCGACGTGTGTCTCTGTATGAGAAGATGTTTTCAGCGAGAGGTCGGCGCGCTTCGCGCGGGAGAGCGACTTGCAACGTTCACGTGTTCCCGTTTCCGTTGGCTGCGTTGTGCGCCGCGCGCTCTGCGCCGCGCGCTCTCAGCCGCTGCACATCGCCGGAGGGGCAAAACGCGCTCTGACGTAACGAGCTCCGAGGAAAGCCTGCTGTAATTTGGATTAAGTTTGCTGCAGTAATAATGCCATCTTTATGTATGAATTACAAATCCTCGCACATCACGCCGAGGAGAATATCGAATCGCGAAGCATTACAAATACAAACTCAAATCCCCTTTTTCACTTCTCAGTCCTGCTCtgattcagtcagtgtgtgcgccaccttcttcttcttcttcttctcttcaccCTTTTTCTTCAAATACAGGCTATTGCTGCTCATTGACGCGCACGCGTTTAACGCGAGCAAAGTGCTCATTGTCCTGTTCCCGCCTTGCGGAGCAGTGACCCTATTGATGgtacatttcatttcagcatttccacCACGAACCCTGCATGAACTTATACTGTGAAAGCAGAAACACACCGGATACGCGATTGTTGTGCACAGGACGCACATCGGACCTCTAATTTATGCCCGAGTGGGGTTAGTTACAAAGCCAAACCAACTTTTCTTATTTCGCTTCTAATCTCTGCCAAAGTGACGGTTCCACGTCTGTGACAAATCTGTTAATCCTTATCTTCTCGAGCTGGGATTTAATTTTTCACGCCCTGTGTCTGCAGTTAAACTAAGGGCTCACAGAAGTGCATTTATTTCctgcacatttattattattattattattattattattattattattattattattattatcagaaaCCGTCAAATACGGCATTAATCTGATTTAGTAGTGATTGTAGAATACATAACGAGTATTTACACAAACACCCAGTGTATCTGAAAGTTTTAATGTTGATCCttactgtttaatttttgaatATTGTTAGATAAGgctcaaatttaaaaaaaaaaaaaaaaagcaaaatattccaattcatttagcagacccctttttccaaagcaatttacatcgAGTCAGTCATccatttctctctgtcactagCACTATGGAGGATTTTAGTCGCCAATGCCCctgaactgcaggaggaaactggcacacctggtggaaaccagagcactcaaatacagggagaacatgcagacttcacacaaactgagcagggatcaaacccacgtcctcttgcaccacctcactgtgccacccagtaaGCATATCAGTTAAActtttacttaatttattaGGTAACGCTCTCAGCCATGCAGAGAGGTGTCAGTAGTATTCACTTGTGGAGACgttcattttgattttaccTGCCTTGTAATCAACCGAACATGAACAGAATACAAAATATGCAGTTGTATACTGCATGATAAATTGTTACTTTGCTAAGATGACAGTACATGCTAAAAATTTGACTGATATTTAAAtgcacatacatttttatttttgggtaCTGCTTTTGGTGATCACAGAGCCTACAGTAACTCACCagtgatttaattaaatatatattcttGTAATACTCACTGTGgcattttatacataaatagTAGTAAACAGGGCAAGCAAAACTGATTTTGAACACGATGTCCAGATGTCAAAAGTATCCCAATGATGGGCCACCACACCACACTAGCCATCTATGGTAAGGTGACCCCGGCGGGAAAAAATCCTCTCTTCATTTGGGTGGATCAGATGGATGGGTTCCTCTCCAGCTCGTGTTTCAGAGCAATATGGACAGCCTAGAAGCTACAGGGCTACGGTGGAACTGGGCCAAAGGGCACTTTCATAGTGGGCAATGCGGAGTATGCAGATTATACGAGAGGCGTGCCTGTGCATTAGTGAATGCGTGGGTCAGCCTTTTGTGAGTcatgaaaactttatttttgcaattaGAATTAATGGTAATTCTGCCTATACTAGAAACCACATTTTTGCTCACTTCTGTTGTGGcactgggggggcgcggtgggttgggctgggccgggtcctgctcttcagtggatctggggttcgagtcccgcttggggtgccttgtgacggactggcgtcccgtcctgggtgtgtcccctccccctctggccttacgccctgtgttgccgggtaggctccggttccccgcgaccccgtatgggacgagcggttccgaaaatgtgtgtgtgtgtgtgttgtggcacTGAGTACTGATCTTGGGTTATCTTTGACCCAACTAGCACATCTGAATGCATTTGAGGTAACTGTTGCTTTCAGGTTTCAATGATAACTCAGACTTAGGGGGTGGGGGATActgataataaaatattgaattgTGGCATAAAATATCCTGTTACCAATTGTGTTTTACAACAGCTAACTTgtagagaaaatgtgtgtttttttcctgtcttgATAGAtgcataacatttttacatttggccatgtagttaataaaaatgcaaacacatatCTCTGGTTTTAAGCATCTAATTACTCTGAGTTATTCAAAGCcttttgttatgtaaaaatgaatgtgcAATATTCTCGTCTACCTTGTAGCATTGACCTACTAACACCAAAATCTAAGCGTCTATTGTTCATctattttcagtaaccacttatcCTATCAGTGTTCTAAAGCCTATCCCAGGAATTATCGGATGTAAGATAGTCAGCATTCTCAAGAGAACGGCTGTTCATCTTAGGCCAtgtagacacaaacacacacacaaacctgtgtcctctttgtttatacacacacacatatacactcattggccactttattaggaacacatGTATACCTGTTCCTTCCTGCAATTATCCAATCATCTGTTCTTCTGGCAACAGCTCAttgcataaaatcatgcagacaGAGGCCATgagtttcagttaattttcagGTCAAGCATCAGAACTGGGAAGAATTGTGAGATTGACTTTGTGGAAGTGACTTTGACAGTTCTTGGTGCCGTAAGTGGCGATTTGAGTATTTTATAAACTGCTGATttcctgggattttcatgcacaataTTCTCTAGAATTTGCACACAAattgtttgaaactgcttgtcctgagcagggttgcggtgagccagagcctaacccagtaacacagggcgtgaggctggaggggaggggacacacccaggacaggacgccagtccgtcgcaaggcaatccaagcagggctcgaaccccagacccaccagagagcaggccctagccaaacccactgcgccccaaCCAAGTAggctacagtaactcaaataaccactcttTAGGACAGTGGTGAGCAAAAAACCATTTCTAAACACATGACATGTAGAACCTTAAGGTGGCTAGGcgacaacagcagaagaccacatctCGTTACACTGCTGTCAGGTAAGAACAGGATTTTGAGGCTACAGTGGGCATAGACTGCACAGCTGAAGACTGGAGAAATGTTGCTTGGTTTGATGAATCTCGATTTCTGCTATGACATGCACATTTGGCATTAACAGCGTGAAGCTATGGAGCCAACCTGTCATGAGTTAACAGTTCAGGCTTGTGGGGGTGTTTTCTTggcaattaaaattaatggtaattctGCTTATAGTACAAACCACATTTTTGCTCATCTCTGTCATGGCACAGAGTACTGACCTTGGGTTATCTTTGACCCACCTGGCACATCCGAATACATTTGAGGtaacttttcagttttcagttaccAATGATAACTGAGACTTGCCTTAGTGGGCTCCCTAATACCAATCAAGCATCGTTAGAATAGCACAACCTATCCGCGTCCACTTTGGCCACAATTTACCTTTCTTATAATGGCTATTTCCGGCTGGATAATGCCTCATCACAAAGCACaagtcatctcaaactggttccatgaacatgacaatgagttcatgGTACTTCAGTGGCCtccccagtcaccagatctgaATCCAAAAAAGTACCACTGGGATGTGGTAGAACGAGAGACTTGCAGCATTAATGTGCAACCAGTTAATCTACAGCAATGGCATGATGTGAGCATAACTCtagttaaccctaaccctagtgaTCGGATGGTACTTGAAAAATTTGATGAGAATAAAACAATAGAACCAGGAACCCAAATGCATTAAGGATGCTCCTCTTTGCTCCAACAGTGGAGGACGTTATCAGCATCATCAGTGTGTGACGCAAACATCCTGATGTGCATAATGACCAAACAGCTGTACTTTTTGTCTCATCTGACCAAAGAATAGAAATCCTGTGTTTTGCTCAGATGCAATTTTGTAAACACAAGCTGCGCTAACATATTCTTTTAAGAGAGAAGGTATTTTCTCCTGGCTACTCTTCTAGGAAAGCTGTATTTGTTCAGTCTTTTCCTGATTGTTCTGTCAtgaactttaacatttttactgagGCCTGTGGACTCCTTGACGTAGCTATTGGGCTCTTTGTAATTTCTTTCAGTATTATATGATCCAACCTTGAGgtgaatttggagaaaagtgtctgctaattgaatcaatgtaaatgtaaacatagctGGTTCAcagtataaattaaattaaattaaatagaGAACCCCACCACAACAAAGTTTTTCGGGAAGAAATAGGAGGCATGTTAACTCCAGCTTTATTTGTCAGTAGCCCAGCGGACAATACTCAGGAGGAACACAGGTGACACCACCCCAGATCTACTCAACCTTTATCATAACACATGAACTCAATGAACACCAGGATCACAGCACTATACAAGGAGTGAAGGATGAATATCTAGTTGcagattcttgatcagctccTGGATGGACAGTAACACATGTCCAGGTCTGCATTACCACTGGTCATGACACtattaaatatttcctttgaaGGAAACATGCATGTCTTAGTTTAATATTAGGAGGAGGGGTGAATCCAGTATCTTACAGGCAATGGTTGTACCACCtgagacagctgaggaaattcaGGACCTCCCCAGCGATCCTGAAAGCTTTCTATATTGGGGCTATAGAGAGTATACTGACTCAGTGCATCAcagtgtggtacgggaactgttCAGCCCAAGACCGCAAAGCCCTGCAGAGAGTGGTGCGCTTATCTGAGCGCATCTCCGGGACTGCTCTCCCCCCGCTGCATGACATCTACACCAGGCGATGCAGAGCAAAGGCTGATAAGATTCTTAAAGACCCCACCCATCCTGCTAATTCACTTTTCTGCCTGCTATAATCTGGCAGACACTTCTGTAGTCCGGctcaagaggagcttcttctcttacgccatcagactcctcaacatGGACACATCCCATACTTTAAGGACCCTGGTGGTATAGTGTTATTCATCAGCGCTGCACGTTGCACTTTATTAATGCACATTCAAtaccttgcacattttttgttctctaaatcttaattttagttttttgcattttagatTTAATTCAGTACcctgtactttttttaattatattctcttgtctttttcttaaaatatatttctcttttaaatatattgtcttgtttgcacagtctacagagtTGACTAGATcaacatttcactacaggttgtatgtgtgtatatctgtgtatgtgacaaataaaatcttgaatcttgaatcttacTTTTCAACAATGAATCTGAAGCGAAAA containing:
- the LOC108922285 gene encoding complement C1q-like protein 2, with translation MVLAVIIAIPLLVQTSTSAAHYEMMGTCRMICDPYSPKPSATAMEVMQDLSAIPPPPFLQGSRGEPGRPGKPGPRGPPGEPGPPGPKGPPGDSGKPGFTGLTPGTARTETGDGAATAGATKIAFYVGLKNPHEGYEVLKFDDVVTNLGNHYDASTGKFTCQVPGIYFFTYHVLMRGGDGTSMWADLCKNGQVRASAIAQDADQNYDYASNSVVLHLDSGDEIYVKLDGGKAHGGNNNKYSTFSGFILYPD